Part of the Lolium rigidum isolate FL_2022 chromosome 6, APGP_CSIRO_Lrig_0.1, whole genome shotgun sequence genome, CAAACCTGAACAACTAGTCCTTCCAACAGCTTCCTGTATTCATGGTGGTTGCTGCTGATATTCAGGAGCTCCTTCATTGCATCCTCTTTCATTTGGTTAACCAAGTCATCCTGGGCCTGAAGCACCTTGATGCGAGAAGCATTCAGCTGCATAGAGTACTCACTGATAAAGGAGAAAACTACACTTTGTTAGGTTAAGCATTCAGCTGCATAGAGTACTCACTGGTAAAGGAGAAAACAACACTTTGTTAGGTTAGGAAAGGGATAAGCTTCGATATACTAATGTACCCTAGTACTAAAAAGTCAGCATTGCACTTCATTTGTACGTAACATAATACTAAGGTGACATtgctttagtactccctccgtacctaaaaaagctgctcaactttGTCTACATACGGAGGTatatagacatattttaattatagatacattcgtatctagaaaaagttgagcagcTTTTTGTAAGACGTAGGGAGTACTAGATTATGTTATTCTTGTATTTCCATTGCTGTCCACAGTAGCGCTTTCTTTTCGTTGTTGGTTTTAAACTTAACATATAGCCTTTGTGTATTCTACTTTTAAAGTCATACTTCATTGAGCACTTCACTTCAGTATATCGCAATATCCATTACTCAAACCAAACAAGCAGTCCACAAAGTTTTATCTTGACGGTAAATCTTGAGTTGGCTCGTATATCATTCAAGTGTTCCGAAATGAAGAACAAGTGGGCACAAGTGATGATATTGTGAAGCTAAAGCAATTGGGCTTATCTTGTACCACAATTAGGGGTGGGCAGAAATGGTTTGACCGGTTTAGCAGGCTAGTTTTTTTTAACTATTGGAGGCCACTAGTTTGTGAAGGAAAATGAACTAGCTTCCCATTAGCCGGTTTCCACGGCTTGAGCGGTTTCAGGTTTTGCCCACCCCTAACAACAATGGTTAACGTCAGTAGGTTCAATTaagaactactacctccatcccaaggcttaaggcctatatttttttcagaaagcCAAATGaagtaaaatttgaccaaacttttagaagaatttatgaacaaatatgatattttgtagataccatatgaaaatatatttcattatctatctaatgatattgattttgtacttttcatgttaatgatttttgataaaaacttagtcaaacttaacatagtttgactttctgaaaaaaatataggccttaagccttggtatGGAGGTAGTAAGTGCTGAGCTAGCGTTTTGCCTCCGTTTTTCCCTTTCCTGAAGGATTAAAGCGGTAAGCAAAATCAAGTGCACACTTAAACGCAATTAAGCTAGCCATTTTGCCTCAGCTAAGAGCTTAGGAGCGCTTAATTTAGTACTGAATGTCACTGATATATTTTATATAATTTGCTGCTCAGCTCTCTCTACAGCATATTGTTATATAATTACAATGTAGAATAATTTCTCTAGATTATAAAGATTAAATGCAGTAGATAGCATCGTATTCTCGTGGGGAAAGAGAGAATTCAAGCCTCACATTTTTTTCCGGACATCAACCTGCTTCTCTTTGCGCTCATATTCTAGCCTGATCTTCTTTTTCTCAGCTTCAACAAGTTGCAGCTTCTCGATGTTAAATTCCTGCGATGTAAATTACGCAGTAGTAAGGCATACGAACAAATTATGACAAGCAAGAAACTTATGGCATAGCAAACATGAGACTAACAGGATACTGACAAGCACATGCATAAGAAAAGCTTCAGTTGCAAAAAATGACTGCCGTGTTGCTTCACGGGCATTCTCACAACTCCAGGAAACTCAGAATGCATGCAGACAAATCACGTCTCCTAGACCTATACATAACGTACTTGATATGGCACTGGGGAACACAATAATCGATCGTACAAACCCAGGGATAATAAAGAAATGCATAAGACATGCAACAACAATTACGTGAGTGTACTGCTGAGCATCCATCACCCGACCAACTCATCCTGCAGACACACAGTTTGGTATCTACGGCATTCTGCTCGAAGATCCATCTCGCGGTGCAGTGATGTAGGTGATAAAATGGCACCTAAGATCCAGCATGGATAATGCTACAGCCTACACAGCACACGTGCCATGCATTGAGTGGATCGGTGGTGACGGGTGCAGGACAACAGATCACAAGGTCATGTAACAGGCAATAAGCAtggtgatgagctacttcaatttttGGCATGTTTCCCATTAAGATGACGATGCAGTTCTGCTTCCAGATTCAGGTCAAGCTCTTCCTGAACCGTCCACAAGAGTAAATGATAGCATGATATATCGCGGCTTCCAAAATCAACTAGGATGGATTCAGTCATCTGAATTCAGAGAAAGGCAGACGTTTCTACATGGCTGAAACCTTCGCGATCTGGAAGCTTCAGTTTCGTTCCGTGCACCAGGACCAGCTTAAGCTACTACTACACAGCCCGAATCTACAAGCCTGTCGATCTGCCTCGGAACTAGGGCGAGAAACCGTCACTTCGACACAGATCTCGCGATCCCGAAATTGGAACGATGGGCTTAAACAATCCAGCGGGTCGCAATCAAGGAGGCGCGGATCGAGCGGTTAGAAGAAGTAGGAGGCGCGGCGGATCGCGAAGCTTCCGGGACATTCGAGAGGGGGGAGGAAAACAAACCTCCTCGGCGGAGACGGAGATCTCGCCGGCCTTCTCCTCGGCCTCCTGGTGGATGAAGCGCACCATCTGCAGGATCTGCTTGGAGACATCGGCGTCGTTCATCTTGGCGGCGGTGGCCTCCGGCTGCGGTCTCCTGGTTCCGGCGACGGGCAACCACCGCGCGGAGGACACGACAGGAGgatggagggagggagggagtccACGGGAGTGGTGGAGATGGGAGTCGTGGGGGCTAGTCTAGGCAGGGCAACGTGATCGGGTTGGTTCCGTGGTTGCCGCTGCCTGTCTGTATCTGTACGCTGGCTATTACTTCCTGGACCCGGTTCACAGATCCGTGATCTGGCTGGCTGGCCTTTGGGTCGTGACCACCCCGTCGTTATAACCTGTTTTGGTGACAGATTTTAGTTGGAAAGTGCGTGTATTGTTTCTTCTGGCCTCTCGAGTTTCAGGGGGGCACTACATGTAACATGTTGCGATCAGGAAATTGATCTATACGGAGTATTTTAAAATAAGGGTCTCTCTAAACGATCATTTCAATGAAAATTACAGTTTAAGCCTTCAATGACATTACCCACGTATATTATGCTTATAAACTAGACCTATCAAAGAGCTCGTCTTCAATGCATACACCATATCAAACAGGAGAAGGATCCAACAAAGAGTTAGTGTACTTATAAACTAGACCTATCAAATGCGTATGACAGGGTTGATTGGTCATTTTTGAAGCAGGTGATGCAAAATATGGGTTTCCCTCATCGATTCGTGGACTGGATAATGTCATGTGTCGGTGAGATATGTGGTTAAATTCAACGAAACCCTCTTGGATTCATTTGCACCGTCGCACGGGCTACGGCAAGGTGATCCATTATTCCCGTTCTTATTCCTTTTTGTGGCTGGCGGACTTTCATCTCTTTTAAATAAAGGAATTAGTGAGAATGATATAACTCCCATTAAGGTGTGTCGTCATGCTCCGGGCGTCTCACACTTGCTTTTTGCGGATGATAGGCTACTATTTTTTAAAGCCAATCATGATCAAGCTATCCATGTTAAAGAAGTTATGAACACTTATGCTTCATCTACGGGTCAGCTCATTGACCCGTCAAAATGTTCTCTTCTCTTTGGAGATACATGCCCCGTGAGTGTCCAGGATGATGTATGTTCTGTCCTCGATGTAACCTCGTCAACGTTTGAGGAAAAGTATTTGGGTCTGCCTACTCCAGATGGTCGTATGTCAAAGGGGAAGTTTCATAATATCCAAGCCTAGCTTACTAAAAGATTAATTATGTGGGGTGATGGCCACTTAGCTCAAGCAGGTCGTGAGGTATTCATAAAATCGGTGGCGCACGCTCTCCCTACATATTTGATGGGTGTCTTTAAATTGCCATTCTCGGTATGTGATGATCTAACAAGGCTGGTTAGGAACTTTTATTGGGGAGCTAAAGATGGGAGGAGGAAAACTAATTGGCGGTCATGGGATAAGTTGCAACGACCAAAGAAGCAGGGAGGCCTCGGCTTTCGGGATTTTAGGGTATTAAATCAAGCTCTTTTGGTTCGGCAAGCATGGTTGCTGATCATCAAACCTGATAGTTTATGTGCTTGTGTGTTGAAGGCGAAATATAATTTCTAATGGAAAATTAGAGGACATGGTTTTTAGTGGGAATGCATCATCAACTTGGCAAGCAATTTCTTATGGTCTGGAGCTCTTGAAGAAAGGACTGATATGGAGAGTGGGCAATGGCCAAAGCATCCGTATTTGGAGGGACCCAAGGAATATGGAGAGTGGGCAATGGCCAAAGCATCCGTATTTGGAGGGACCCAAGGATTCTGAGACCCTTTTCGTTCAAATTGGTATCGCCAAAGGGGATATGCAGACTTCGATTTGTCTCTGATTTACTAGACCAACATGGTATGTGGAAAACTGATTTATTGAACCAGTACTTTGTTCTAGGGGATGTAGCTGAGATCATGAAAATTATACCATCAGCTCGACTTAATTCTGATCATCTTTCATGGGCGCCAGAGAAGCATGGCCTCTTTACTGTATGCAGTGCATATGGCCTAGTGATGGATGAGTTGTGGCGTTCATCTACTACATCGTCTAGCTCGGCCTCGGATGGAAGAAGGAAGATATGTGATCTTGTTTGGAAATCTATCGTTCCACCGAAGATGCAGCATTTTGCCTGGTGCCTGGCCACGAACTCTGCAAAGAAAATGCAAGCGTGCGCTGGAGAATCTGATTGTTACCCTTTGTGTGGTATGGAGACTGAAGATAACTTCCACCCTTTTATCAGATGCAATCTTGCTGTGGCTTCATATGTTTGAGGAATGGAACATTCCAGAGTTAAACACCATTGTGAATACTGGTTTAGACTGGCTCCTAAACCTGCTATGCAGACTATTGGAGGAGAGCAGAGGAATGACGATCATGACACTATGGCGTATATGGAATGTACGCAATGAGATAGTCCATGGGAAAACGCCACCTGCAGCCATTGCATCTAGACGTTTTCTTGTTAGCTATTGGGAATCTCTGGTGCAAATCAAACACCACCCAGATAAAGACATTGCCGAGGAAAAATTCATTCTAGATAGAGATGAAGCTAGAATCCATGTGATGATGATTGTACATAAGAATACTCCTACCCAGAAATGGACAGCCCCCCTATCGGATGGTGTAAACTGAATATAGATGGCTTGTTTTCGGATGGAAATGTAGGGGCTGCTATGATAGGTCGTGGTTATGATGGAGCTATTATTTTCTCCTCATGCCACCAGCTGCTAAACTTTAGGGATGCCCTAGGCGCTTAAGTTTCTGCACTCCAGGAAAGGATTGGCGATTGCCTTGCATTGGTGTAAACTTATCCCCTGATAATTGAGATGGATTGTTTGGAACTAGTATTGATGCTAAAAAAATAATGACGTTGATCGCTCTATCTATAGCTCTCCCGTTGAAGAGATAAAAACCTTGTTGAAGGTTCGTCAAACCTGTGTTACTCATGTGTTAAGGTGTCAGAACAATAGTAGCCACTTCTTGGCTAATTATACTAGAACCCAAGCCTGTACGACATTATGGTTATCCAGAGGGTTTAACGAGAATATGTCATACTAATTGTAATCTTTGAGTAATACAAGTTCTTTCACAAAAAATAACATTAGCCACATTTGAAAAGAAACAATCAGCTACAATCATAGTGCAACTGAAATGTTTGGTATTTAGTTGCAATTTTTGTGCAGCTGAAAAACTCAGTTACAATAATCAACATGTATATGAACGAAAGGAAAATATTAATTGCAACCATGATCATGGCATGTACGATCCAACAAATAAAAAGTTAATTATATGTAAGATGATTCTCATATGCCAAGAATTTACAAAATAGAAACAGTTACTTTTTTTTAAACAGATGCAaaccatttttttgtttttacctCATCTCATTAATTAAGAAAAAGTTTTAACAAGGAATTGGGGTCACCCAAAGAGTTACCCCACACAAAGCCCACTCTTCCGCTATTATACAATCGAAGCCCTTAGCGCCCTCAATGACCCACAAACAGGTCTCGTCCCTAATTTTTCTTAACTACGAAATGGCGGACTTATTTCAAAAATCTCATGTGTTTATTTTCTTCCAAAATTTCTTACACCGTGAGCATGATGACAGAACAAAATGGCCATATATGGCATCTTTTTTAGGCAGCAAGGCAAAAGTTATGTCCTCCAGACATACTCTAGTGACCACCTACAGATGTATCTGACATATAACATTTGTGTTAACATGTGTGACATCACATAATGATAAACCACATCATCGGTCATCTGGTATATATTGGTTTTTTTAATCATAAACCATTATTCACAAAGATAATGTTGATGTTGTTACACAACTGCAAAATAAAGAGAAATACCTCTAAGCATATTTCCTATAAATTGTTTATCCACATGCATACGATAACCTCGGGACATGTTCACACGGTCtctaccactacaagaaaagttgccatggccgacgaagttgaagtcgcgccgtggttgctggtgtaccatggccgacgatttttggtccctccgtggtgcatgtcaaaactttttttttctcgtttttgaggccacctagcccgacgtaagcggccaaaacgtcgcgtatggtggcccgggacgtggtgcatctcgaaatctcgggttcgccggccgagtcaacgcaaatccgcaccgccgagggatgtagggcccggatggcagcctctccggcattgttttttctcgatcgcgccatctcgttcaacgttctccgatcgagccgtttacgatgcaggatcatgggtcccgcatgtcatcctctatgaaccaaaattctttctattcttggattttttttggccccctgatttctggctacttcctttttct contains:
- the LOC124659853 gene encoding V-type proton ATPase subunit E-like, with the protein product MNDADVSKQILQMVRFIHQEAEEKAGEISVSAEEEFNIEKLQLVEAEKKKIRLEYERKEKQVDVRKKIEYSMQLNASRIKVLQAQDDLVNQMKEDAMKELLNISSNHHEYRKLLEGLVVQCLLRLKEPAVLLRCRKEDHHNVERVLDSAKSEYASKAEVHEPEILVDHSVYLPPSPSHHDDDKHGLFCHGGVVLASRDGKIVFENTVDARLEVVFRKKLPEIRKLLVAA